A single window of Xylocopilactobacillus apicola DNA harbors:
- a CDS encoding type II secretion system F family protein, with amino-acid sequence MAKNKLARKDQAIIMIHLGEMMKNGFSIIQAFNFLETVYPKYQKRIQKLTNRLHNGEVLTTALTELGIAQNIIDQLEISYAHGNLQESFITFGKMLQYRNAQTKKILQLLTYPIFLLAMLAALQLGLKAAGFQAITGSSENKMDQLINISFFLVIGLTLSGLIFYLIVSLRPVTKQVQIFRKVPLIGKTILCYYHYLIMFDLTLFVQNGFSINQMIAICHSRPKKSYLFQISQQIEKEIISGTNLIAIVRKYTYFPTELEQLLGRGLETENLKIEFSALTKIIYERLLAGIERIINKIQPLMFLFVGVCVVIVYLNIMLPIFQMMKGI; translated from the coding sequence ATGGCTAAAAATAAATTGGCACGCAAAGATCAAGCGATCATCATGATTCATTTAGGTGAAATGATGAAAAATGGCTTTTCAATTATTCAGGCGTTTAACTTTTTAGAGACAGTCTATCCAAAATATCAAAAAAGAATTCAAAAATTAACTAATCGTTTACATAATGGTGAGGTTTTAACCACTGCATTGACTGAATTGGGAATTGCCCAAAATATTATTGATCAATTAGAGATATCTTACGCACATGGTAACCTTCAAGAATCGTTTATAACATTCGGAAAAATGTTGCAATATCGTAATGCACAAACCAAGAAAATTTTACAGCTTCTAACTTATCCGATCTTTCTTTTGGCAATGCTAGCGGCCTTGCAGTTGGGATTAAAAGCCGCAGGTTTTCAAGCAATTACGGGTTCTTCTGAAAATAAGATGGATCAATTGATTAACATTAGTTTTTTCCTGGTGATCGGCCTCACCCTATCAGGATTAATTTTTTATTTAATAGTATCTTTACGGCCAGTTACCAAGCAAGTTCAAATTTTTAGAAAAGTGCCCCTAATCGGGAAGACGATTCTTTGTTATTACCATTATTTGATCATGTTTGATCTGACTTTATTCGTTCAAAATGGTTTTTCTATCAATCAGATGATTGCAATTTGTCATTCCCGCCCAAAAAAATCTTATTTGTTTCAAATCAGTCAGCAGATTGAAAAAGAAATTATCAGTGGGACAAATTTAATTGCAATTGTTCGTAAATACACATATTTTCCAACAGAATTAGAACAATTATTAGGTCGTGGTCTTGAAACTGAAAACTTAAAAATTGAGTTTTCAGCATTGACAAAAATTATTTACGAACGACTTTTGGCAGGAATTGAAAGAATTATCAATAAAATTCAGCCGTTAATGTTTCTTTTTGTGGGAGTATGCGTAGTAATTGTTTATCTAAATATTATGTTGCCTATTTTTCAAATGATGAAAGGAATTTAA
- a CDS encoding ArgE/DapE family deacylase, translated as MNKEKKIKVLQDLIKINSENAHEIKVAQYLHDLLSEYQIESEVLPLDGDRANLVAEIGQGEDPRILGFSGHMDTVAVSDTNEWTYDPFSGHIEGDRLYGRGAADMKSGLAAQVIALIEMTEEGKLPAGKIRFLATFAEESGAPGSELLTKQGYSKDLSGLVISEPTSGRVIYAHSGFLNYQVESFGIAAHSSDPSKGVNAISNLLPFLNVEKHFFEYAPEDPILGPVPHSVTIIEGGKQINTIPNYALLRGNIRPTNSFSNEEVISVLNAEVDKINQLPDHQLKLTIINDLLPIGTDPQSEFIQFIKSMAQEGFATNDIELDIMKGGTDASLFIRANPNLPVAIFGADDWNISHQKDEFTTLSSYFHLIDSLKLIGEKYFINVH; from the coding sequence CGCAATACTTACATGATTTATTATCTGAGTACCAAATCGAAAGCGAAGTTCTCCCACTTGACGGGGACCGCGCAAACTTGGTGGCTGAAATTGGTCAAGGTGAAGATCCTCGGATTTTAGGATTTTCAGGCCACATGGATACGGTTGCAGTTAGCGATACCAACGAATGGACCTATGACCCATTTTCTGGTCACATCGAAGGTGATCGGCTTTATGGACGAGGAGCAGCCGACATGAAAAGCGGTCTCGCAGCTCAAGTCATCGCTTTAATCGAAATGACTGAAGAAGGCAAACTTCCGGCCGGAAAAATTCGCTTTTTAGCCACTTTTGCCGAAGAAAGCGGGGCTCCTGGCTCAGAACTTTTAACCAAGCAAGGCTATTCCAAAGATCTTTCAGGCTTAGTTATCTCTGAACCTACCAGTGGTCGGGTAATTTATGCCCATTCAGGATTTTTGAATTATCAAGTCGAAAGCTTTGGCATCGCTGCCCATAGTTCAGATCCAAGCAAGGGAGTTAATGCAATTAGTAACTTGCTGCCTTTTTTAAATGTTGAGAAACACTTCTTTGAATATGCACCCGAAGACCCCATTTTAGGGCCAGTTCCTCACAGTGTAACGATCATTGAAGGCGGCAAACAAATCAACACGATCCCTAATTATGCCCTGCTCCGAGGAAATATTCGGCCAACTAACAGTTTTTCTAACGAAGAAGTGATTTCGGTCTTAAACGCCGAAGTTGATAAAATTAATCAGCTCCCTGATCACCAACTAAAATTAACGATCATCAACGATCTCTTGCCAATTGGCACTGATCCTCAAAGTGAATTTATCCAATTTATTAAATCTATGGCCCAAGAAGGTTTCGCCACTAACGACATTGAACTCGACATCATGAAAGGCGGCACTGACGCCAGTTTATTTATTCGAGCTAACCCTAATTTACCTGTAGCCATTTTTGGAGCTGATGATTGGAATATTTCTCATCAAAAAGATGAATTCACCACATTAAGCAGTTATTTTCATTTAATTGATTCATTGAAGCTGATTGGCGAAAAGTATTTCATCAATGTGCACTAG
- a CDS encoding ComGF family competence protein: protein MKNKLPAFLLIEAVISLFLTCLAVFVISLIISCLKAINQQVKNETTNDYHLAVIQRDIYLGDEVKLQEFSPDQLKFSGVSNGNTVFLERYKNMIRVRSVNGGHMPLLTGIDQLSYQQENNETIKEKVVINGKKFETYIFFETSPAAR, encoded by the coding sequence ATGAAAAATAAATTACCAGCTTTTCTCTTAATTGAAGCGGTTATTTCTCTCTTTTTAACTTGTCTGGCGGTCTTTGTAATATCTTTAATAATCAGCTGTTTAAAGGCCATTAATCAGCAAGTCAAAAATGAAACAACTAACGATTATCATTTGGCAGTAATTCAAAGAGATATTTATTTAGGCGATGAAGTTAAGCTGCAGGAATTTTCACCAGATCAGCTGAAATTTTCTGGCGTATCTAATGGAAATACTGTTTTTTTAGAAAGATATAAAAATATGATCCGAGTTCGTAGTGTCAATGGCGGACATATGCCGCTTTTAACAGGAATTGATCAGTTAAGTTATCAGCAAGAAAACAATGAAACCATTAAGGAAAAAGTTGTAATCAATGGAAAAAAATTTGAAACATATATATTCTTTGAGACGTCACCGGCTGCGCGCTAG
- a CDS encoding LacI family DNA-binding transcriptional regulator: MPKLEDVAKRANLSKTTVSRVLNNRGYLSQKTIDKVYQAMEELNYHPNVVARQLYKNKTDLIGILLPTVANPFFGELTAFLEDDLYQQGFKVLIGNSMNNPQKEADYLQQLLIKQVDGLIVGTHNQGIEQYHQSGLPIVAIDRIMNEDIPVIASDNYRGGILATERLIERGAKKIIHTNGPNDLETPAKRRREAYEQVMKAHNLSPITYEVDFNITPADKVKILRRIFLEHPDVEAIFASNDTDAAQIMQIAQNLGRQIPRDLLLIGYDGTQIVRELLPQLTTVIQPIDQMAKKSVAVLKQRLAQESTKKEYLLPVKLQEGTTG; encoded by the coding sequence ATGCCAAAATTAGAAGATGTCGCTAAAAGAGCTAATTTATCAAAAACCACGGTTTCTCGCGTCTTGAATAACCGTGGTTATTTGAGTCAGAAAACAATTGATAAAGTTTATCAAGCAATGGAAGAGCTGAATTATCATCCTAATGTGGTAGCTCGTCAGCTTTACAAAAATAAAACTGATTTAATTGGAATTTTGCTTCCGACGGTTGCCAATCCCTTTTTCGGTGAATTAACGGCTTTTTTGGAGGATGATTTGTATCAACAAGGATTCAAAGTCTTGATTGGTAATTCAATGAACAATCCCCAAAAAGAAGCCGATTATCTTCAACAGTTGCTGATCAAGCAAGTTGATGGATTAATTGTTGGAACTCATAATCAAGGCATTGAACAGTATCATCAGTCAGGTTTGCCGATTGTGGCAATTGATCGGATTATGAACGAAGATATTCCGGTTATTGCTTCTGATAATTACCGTGGAGGAATTCTAGCAACTGAACGGTTAATTGAGCGCGGAGCAAAAAAAATAATTCATACTAACGGTCCAAATGATCTTGAAACTCCAGCAAAAAGACGGCGCGAAGCCTACGAACAGGTAATGAAGGCACATAATTTATCCCCAATTACTTATGAAGTGGATTTTAATATTACTCCCGCAGATAAAGTGAAAATTTTACGACGGATTTTTTTAGAACATCCAGATGTCGAAGCAATTTTTGCTTCTAACGATACGGATGCAGCGCAAATCATGCAGATTGCTCAAAATCTAGGCCGCCAAATTCCAAGAGATCTTTTATTGATTGGCTACGATGGGACGCAAATTGTACGTGAACTGTTGCCCCAGCTGACGACAGTCATTCAGCCAATTGACCAGATGGCAAAAAAATCGGTGGCAGTTTTAAAGCAGCGCTTAGCACAAGAATCTACAAAAAAAGAATATTTATTGCCGGTGAAATTGCAAGAAGGAACTACTGGTTAA
- the comGA gene encoding competence type IV pilus ATPase ComGA, translating to MKSRYTDIYFLPRGKGYQIAAQGKEGFKILSNLTDQTAATFINYFKFTAGLNLGETRRPQMGAMDFTTELQEKIYLRISTIGDFNNRESLVLRLIYPIIDQISVFRSQDLESLEYFTQRRGLMLFSGPTGSGKTTLIYYLARKLAQKSMVMTVEDPVEVYEPTFLQTQVNLSAKMSYSEIIKACLRHRPDVLIIGEIRDETSAHAAITASLSGHLVFSTIHARSIYGVLDRLTDLGISMTTLKNCLNSVCYQRILPDQNQNMKAMTQVFDGFKSDYQFSEKQVLKHWQNQLITALNRSQITKSTLERFIYG from the coding sequence ATTAAGTCTCGCTATACTGATATCTACTTTTTGCCCCGGGGAAAGGGGTATCAGATTGCGGCTCAAGGCAAAGAGGGTTTTAAAATTCTCTCGAACCTTACTGATCAAACAGCAGCAACATTTATCAATTATTTTAAATTTACTGCTGGTTTAAATTTAGGTGAAACCAGGAGACCTCAGATGGGGGCAATGGATTTTACCACCGAGTTGCAGGAAAAAATTTATTTAAGAATTTCGACAATTGGAGATTTTAATAACCGTGAATCGCTTGTTTTACGCTTGATTTATCCGATTATCGATCAAATATCAGTATTTCGCTCACAAGACCTGGAATCTTTAGAATACTTCACGCAAAGACGTGGCTTGATGCTTTTTAGTGGGCCGACAGGTTCGGGCAAAACCACGTTGATTTATTATTTAGCACGTAAATTAGCGCAAAAATCGATGGTAATGACAGTGGAGGATCCAGTTGAAGTTTATGAACCGACATTTTTGCAGACCCAGGTTAATTTATCAGCCAAGATGAGTTATAGCGAGATTATTAAAGCTTGTCTTAGACACCGACCAGATGTTTTGATTATTGGGGAAATTAGAGATGAGACCTCCGCGCATGCAGCAATTACGGCATCTCTAAGTGGTCATTTAGTTTTTTCGACAATTCATGCACGCAGTATTTATGGGGTATTGGATCGCTTAACTGATCTTGGGATTAGTATGACTACTCTAAAAAATTGTCTGAATTCTGTTTGTTATCAAAGAATTTTACCCGATCAAAATCAAAATATGAAGGCGATGACCCAGGTGTTCGATGGCTTTAAAAGCGACTATCAATTTAGTGAAAAGCAAGTTTTAAAACATTGGCAAAATCAGTTAATTACAGCACTAAATAGAAGTCAAATTACAAAATCAACGTTAGAAAGGTTTATCTATGGCTAA
- the comGC gene encoding competence type IV pilus major pilin ComGC, which translates to MKQLISKLKKHQKSNAFTLIEMVIVLFIIGLLMLLILPNLNSQKKKAENKTNSALVTTIQTQVDLYSDEIEKPITLDKLKTAGAINERQVEQAKKAKISISNDGNVSITP; encoded by the coding sequence ATGAAACAATTAATTAGTAAATTAAAAAAACACCAGAAGTCCAACGCATTTACGTTAATCGAAATGGTGATCGTACTCTTTATTATTGGTCTTTTAATGCTTCTTATTTTGCCTAATTTAAACAGTCAAAAGAAGAAAGCAGAAAATAAGACTAATTCAGCTTTAGTTACGACAATCCAAACGCAAGTTGATCTTTATTCTGATGAGATCGAAAAACCAATCACTTTGGATAAATTGAAAACAGCGGGAGCGATTAATGAACGCCAAGTCGAGCAAGCGAAAAAAGCTAAAATTTCGATCAGCAACGATGGCAATGTTTCCATCACTCCTTAA
- a CDS encoding glycoside hydrolase family 32 protein, whose amino-acid sequence MTEVKKLQELSDLRYRLGYHLMAPSGWINDPNGFCYFKGYYHIFYQYHPYSSEWGPMHWGHARSRDLLHWETLPIALTPGDSEDKDGCFSGSAIVKDDVLYLIYTGNNYYDDGDPEHYWQNQNLAFSQDGIHFTKYEKNPIIATPPKDNTKNFRDPKVWERDGLYYLAVGSQNNDQLGRLLVYRSDDLKTWEYLGAVAKAISADEEGYMWECPDLFRLNGQDFLLTSPQGIVSQAEKYLNIHQSGYFVGEFDYENNIFRHGQFNELDQGHDFYAPQTMLTPDGRRIAIGWLNMWRSDMPEQKDGWAGALTLPRELVERVGQIYQQPIAEMKSLRQKTLREGNISVHNSIELVSGYSQLEINLKMDLQEFQGTTFTINFEDSNSDSKVELKYQREQNKFILKRSDRSDARYAKLKMNDQLEIQIFVDKSSLEIFLNQGESVFTDRYYFNGTPKICLTSEKNNNFDCAVYQLPEKINTYQICK is encoded by the coding sequence ATGACTGAAGTAAAAAAATTACAAGAATTAAGCGATTTGCGTTATCGTTTAGGATATCATTTGATGGCACCATCTGGCTGGATCAACGATCCCAATGGCTTTTGCTATTTTAAAGGTTATTATCATATCTTTTATCAATATCATCCGTATTCGTCTGAATGGGGTCCGATGCACTGGGGTCATGCCAGAAGTCGTGATTTACTGCACTGGGAGACACTACCGATTGCACTGACTCCAGGGGATTCTGAAGATAAAGACGGTTGTTTTTCAGGAAGTGCAATTGTTAAAGATGATGTTCTTTATTTGATTTATACGGGCAACAATTATTATGACGACGGCGATCCAGAACATTACTGGCAAAATCAAAATTTGGCTTTTAGTCAAGATGGCATTCATTTTACGAAGTACGAAAAGAACCCAATTATTGCGACGCCACCAAAAGACAATACGAAAAATTTTCGTGATCCAAAAGTCTGGGAGCGAGATGGATTATACTATTTGGCGGTTGGGAGTCAAAACAATGATCAGTTAGGACGCTTGTTAGTCTATCGATCTGACGATTTAAAGACCTGGGAATATTTGGGAGCTGTAGCAAAAGCAATTTCAGCTGATGAAGAAGGATATATGTGGGAATGTCCTGATCTTTTTCGTTTAAATGGACAAGATTTTCTGCTCACGTCTCCGCAAGGGATTGTTTCTCAAGCTGAAAAATATCTTAATATACACCAATCAGGCTATTTTGTTGGAGAATTTGATTATGAGAATAATATTTTTCGCCATGGTCAGTTTAATGAGCTCGATCAAGGTCATGATTTTTATGCACCTCAGACAATGCTGACTCCTGATGGTCGGAGAATTGCAATTGGATGGCTTAATATGTGGAGAAGCGACATGCCTGAACAAAAAGATGGCTGGGCTGGAGCGCTGACTTTGCCTCGTGAATTGGTTGAGCGAGTTGGTCAGATCTATCAACAGCCAATTGCAGAAATGAAATCTCTACGTCAGAAAACTTTAAGAGAAGGAAATATCTCTGTTCACAATTCCATTGAGTTAGTTAGTGGTTATTCTCAGCTGGAAATTAATTTGAAGATGGATCTCCAAGAATTTCAAGGAACAACATTTACAATTAATTTTGAAGATTCCAATTCTGATTCAAAAGTTGAATTAAAGTATCAGCGTGAACAAAATAAATTTATTTTAAAACGTTCAGATCGTTCAGATGCCCGTTATGCAAAACTGAAGATGAATGATCAACTTGAAATTCAGATTTTTGTCGATAAAAGTTCACTTGAAATTTTTCTAAATCAAGGGGAGTCAGTGTTTACAGATCGCTACTATTTCAATGGAACTCCTAAGATTTGCTTAACAAGTGAGAAAAATAATAATTTTGATTGCGCAGTTTATCAGTTGCCAGAAAAAATTAACACCTATCAGATTTGCAAATAA